One genomic segment of Rivularia sp. PCC 7116 includes these proteins:
- a CDS encoding NnrU family protein, whose amino-acid sequence MYTIVPNVFTSTHCVMLGLLLTFAIAHSGGAALREKAEKLIGARLYRILFALVSLVLAVILIVYFFNHRYDGLQLWQVQNVPGIQTLVWVLSAISFVFLYPSTFNLLEVAAISKPQVHMYETGIIRITRHPQMVGQIIWCVAHTLWIGTTFTLVTSIGLVIHHLFAVWHGDRRLYARYGEAFEEVKRRTSIIPFAAVLDGRQSIKAKEFLRPAYLGVACFVLLFWWSHPLLMSLTSRVEW is encoded by the coding sequence ATGTATACTATTGTGCCTAACGTGTTTACCTCCACTCATTGTGTCATGCTGGGACTGTTATTGACTTTTGCAATTGCTCACAGTGGAGGAGCAGCCTTGCGTGAAAAAGCAGAAAAGCTCATAGGAGCAAGGCTTTATCGGATTTTATTTGCACTTGTCAGCCTGGTATTAGCTGTAATCTTAATTGTTTACTTTTTTAACCATCGTTATGATGGTTTGCAGCTTTGGCAGGTACAAAATGTGCCCGGAATACAAACTTTGGTCTGGGTATTATCGGCAATTTCTTTTGTATTTTTATATCCTTCTACATTTAATCTACTGGAAGTTGCTGCTATCTCCAAGCCACAAGTTCATATGTACGAAACTGGAATTATTCGTATTACCCGGCACCCACAAATGGTAGGACAAATAATTTGGTGTGTTGCTCACACTTTATGGATAGGTACTACTTTTACACTTGTTACCTCTATCGGTTTAGTAATACATCATTTATTTGCGGTATGGCATGGCGATCGCCGTTTGTATGCACGTTATGGTGAAGCCTTTGAAGAAGTAAAGCGACGCACTAGTATTATTCCTTTTGCGGCAGTTCTCGATGGTCGTCAATCAATCAAGGCAAAGGAATTTTTACGTCCTGCTTATTTGGGAGTAGCCTGTTTTGTACTTTTGTTTTGGTGGTCTCACCCCTTGTTGATGAGTTTAACTAGTAGAGTAGAATGGTAG
- a CDS encoding DUF2141 domain-containing protein, producing MNLLKNKFQVGIALLSVIGNLAFLPSAEGSVNSNLSVTVKGLKNQKGQVCFSLFSSSRGFPSNNKRAIKAQCVKLGNNNVKLNIPSLKAGTYAVAMFHDKNGDGKLNTNSLGIPKEGFGFSRNPRILTGPPKFGDSAVFVVGSRTNIQINMNYFLGG from the coding sequence ATGAATTTACTAAAGAATAAGTTTCAAGTCGGTATTGCACTTTTGAGTGTTATTGGCAATTTAGCATTTTTACCTAGCGCTGAAGGTAGTGTAAATAGTAATCTTTCAGTCACTGTTAAAGGACTCAAAAATCAAAAAGGACAAGTTTGTTTCAGCCTTTTTTCTAGCAGTCGCGGTTTTCCTAGCAATAATAAGCGTGCTATCAAAGCGCAGTGCGTCAAGCTTGGAAATAACAACGTCAAACTAAATATTCCTTCTTTAAAAGCTGGTACTTATGCTGTAGCAATGTTTCACGATAAGAATGGCGATGGAAAACTTAATACAAACTCTTTAGGTATCCCTAAGGAAGGTTTCGGATTTTCTCGCAATCCTAGAATTCTTACAGGTCCTCCTAAGTTTGGCGATTCGGCTGTATTTGTAGTTGGTTCGAGAACTAATATTCAAATTAATATGAATTATTTCCTAGGTGGTTAA
- a CDS encoding family 10 glycosylhydrolase: MSKRPLNVAKPKLILRQLFAVIFSTTLFLPSQKTESANAQVTRYCHISSTEVKRKEQLRLLARKGNREAANRYQQLARQHSRAVQDCRRRTWPQVQAVWLRLYPCDVQAGALDKIMDNIVNLGYNQVYVETFYDGRVLLPASSNRTAWPSVIRTKGQEKTDLLAQAILKGRERGLKVYSWMFTTNFGYTYARRKDREEAIARNGKGQTSLYVVDNGSQVFVDPYNLQAKRDFYQMVTEVMRRRPDGVLFDYVRYPRQAGKDSIATRVTDLWLYSKSTQQALFQRALNNKGLGLIRLFLSKGYVTSSDIARLDEQYPQEGEPLWQGRTPPIEQKALSSPQQRQPLLQSELWQLSVAHAMQGILDFVALAAYPAQQQGVPAGVVFFPGGNKTVGKGYDSRLQPWDRFPNSLEWHPMAYGKCGTSQCIVSQVKRVLNTAKPGTQIIPALAGAWGKSISNRPPLEVQMRNLSKYKPYIKGVSHFAYSWQNPQDDTNRKFCRVR; the protein is encoded by the coding sequence ATGTCTAAGCGTCCCTTGAATGTCGCAAAACCAAAGTTAATTTTACGACAACTGTTTGCAGTAATTTTCAGTACAACCCTGTTTCTTCCGTCCCAAAAAACTGAGTCAGCGAACGCACAAGTAACCAGGTATTGCCATATATCATCTACCGAAGTTAAACGAAAAGAACAATTGCGTTTGTTGGCACGAAAAGGCAACCGGGAAGCAGCAAATCGTTATCAGCAATTAGCCAGACAGCATTCACGAGCAGTACAAGACTGTCGCAGACGTACCTGGCCTCAAGTTCAAGCTGTTTGGTTGCGTTTGTATCCCTGCGACGTTCAAGCAGGGGCACTTGACAAAATTATGGATAATATTGTCAACCTGGGGTACAACCAAGTTTACGTAGAAACTTTTTACGATGGGCGAGTATTATTACCAGCAAGCTCGAATCGTACAGCGTGGCCTTCTGTAATTCGTACTAAAGGTCAAGAAAAGACCGATTTGTTGGCTCAAGCCATTCTAAAAGGGCGCGAACGGGGATTAAAAGTATACTCGTGGATGTTTACCACTAATTTTGGCTATACCTACGCTCGACGTAAAGATAGAGAAGAGGCGATCGCTCGTAACGGAAAAGGTCAAACAAGCCTTTATGTAGTAGATAATGGCTCTCAAGTATTTGTAGATCCTTACAATTTACAGGCAAAACGTGACTTCTACCAAATGGTAACGGAGGTAATGCGCCGTCGTCCGGATGGTGTACTGTTTGACTACGTGCGCTATCCGCGTCAAGCAGGTAAAGATTCGATTGCTACAAGAGTTACGGATTTGTGGTTGTACAGCAAATCGACTCAACAAGCATTATTTCAAAGAGCGCTGAATAATAAAGGATTGGGGCTAATTCGGCTATTTTTGAGCAAGGGATACGTTACATCATCAGATATAGCAAGGCTTGACGAACAGTATCCCCAAGAAGGAGAACCTTTATGGCAAGGGCGTACTCCCCCAATTGAACAAAAAGCACTTAGCTCTCCACAACAAAGGCAACCCTTACTGCAATCAGAATTGTGGCAGCTTTCCGTAGCTCATGCAATGCAGGGTATTTTAGATTTTGTCGCTCTTGCTGCTTATCCAGCCCAGCAACAGGGAGTACCCGCAGGAGTAGTATTTTTCCCTGGCGGAAATAAAACAGTAGGAAAAGGTTATGATTCCCGCTTACAACCCTGGGATAGATTTCCTAATTCCTTGGAATGGCATCCGATGGCTTACGGAAAATGCGGTACCAGTCAGTGTATTGTTTCTCAAGTAAAAAGAGTATTAAACACCGCTAAACCCGGAACTCAAATAATTCCAGCTTTAGCCGGTGCTTGGGGTAAATCCATCAGTAATCGTCCACCTTTAGAAGTACAAATGCGTAATTTGAGTAAGTACAAGCCATATATCAAAGGAGTCAGCCATTTTGCTTACTCTTGGCAAAATCCCCAAGACGATACCAATCGAAAATTCTGTAGAGTGCGTTAA
- a CDS encoding co-chaperone YbbN translates to MVLSVNERTFTKEVLESQVPVLVNFEAPWCGLCRIIKPLLFQFKSQCGEEIKLVGVNADDNFKLSTTYKLTTLPTLLLIENGIVQKRLEGFRGREDLFAALTEMKYCYTNLPRTYGSRVDTELDCRPLRLGA, encoded by the coding sequence ATGGTGTTGTCGGTTAATGAACGGACATTTACAAAAGAAGTTTTAGAATCTCAAGTTCCAGTTTTAGTTAATTTTGAAGCACCTTGGTGTGGCTTATGTCGCATCATAAAACCTTTATTATTTCAATTTAAATCTCAATGTGGCGAAGAAATTAAGTTAGTTGGAGTAAATGCTGATGATAACTTCAAACTATCTACCACCTACAAACTCACAACACTTCCAACTTTATTGTTGATTGAAAACGGTATTGTCCAAAAGCGTTTAGAAGGTTTTAGAGGTAGAGAAGATTTATTTGCGGCTTTAACTGAAATGAAATATTGCTACACAAATTTACCTCGAACTTATGGTAGCAGAGTTGACACGGAATTAGATTGTCGCCCTTTGAGGCTAGGTGCTTAA
- a CDS encoding NAD(P)H-quinone oxidoreductase subunit 4, with protein MANFPWLTTIILLPIAASLLVPIIPDKDGKTVRWFALIVGLIDFALIVTAFYTQYDFSNPDLQLVESYPWVPQLGLNWSVGADGLSMPLILLTGFITTLAVLAAWPVTFKPKLFYFLILAMYGAQIAVFAVQDMLLFFLVWELELIPVYLLLSIWGGKKRHYAATKFILYTAGGSLFILLASLAMAFYGDTVTFDMATLAAKDFPLKLELGLYAGFLIAYAVKLPIIPLHTWLPDAHGEATAPVHMLLAGILLKMGGYALIRMNAQMLPNAHAYFAPALVILGVVNIIYAALTSFAQRNLKRKIAYSSISHMGFVLIGIASFTDLGLSGAVLQMVSHGLIGASLFFLVGATYDRTHTLMLDEMGGVGQKMGKIFAMFTTCSMASLALPGMSGFVAELMIFVGFATSDAYNNTFKIFVVFLMAVGVILTPIYLLSMLREIFYGEENKELTSTQKLIDAEPREIFIVACLLIPIIGIGLYPKILTQIYDSTTIQLTERLRDSVPSLAQEKVPAVSMSAPEIGN; from the coding sequence ATAGCTAATTTTCCGTGGCTAACAACGATTATTTTGTTGCCAATAGCAGCATCGCTGCTGGTTCCTATCATTCCCGATAAAGACGGTAAAACAGTACGTTGGTTTGCCCTGATAGTCGGCTTGATAGACTTTGCGCTGATTGTTACCGCTTTTTATACCCAGTACGACTTCTCAAATCCCGATTTGCAATTGGTAGAGAGTTATCCTTGGGTTCCCCAATTGGGTTTAAATTGGTCGGTAGGGGCAGATGGCTTATCAATGCCCTTAATTCTTTTGACCGGATTCATTACCACGCTAGCAGTTTTGGCAGCTTGGCCGGTAACTTTTAAACCCAAGTTATTTTATTTTTTGATACTAGCAATGTACGGCGCACAAATTGCCGTGTTTGCAGTTCAAGATATGCTGTTATTTTTCCTAGTGTGGGAACTCGAATTAATTCCGGTTTACCTCCTATTGTCAATTTGGGGAGGTAAAAAGCGGCATTATGCAGCCACTAAGTTTATTTTGTATACCGCTGGTGGTTCGCTATTTATCTTGCTTGCATCCCTTGCAATGGCATTTTACGGCGATACCGTTACCTTTGATATGGCAACCTTAGCCGCAAAAGATTTTCCTCTCAAATTGGAACTTGGGCTTTATGCAGGTTTCTTGATCGCTTATGCTGTCAAATTACCCATCATTCCCCTGCATACCTGGCTACCAGATGCCCATGGCGAAGCCACAGCCCCCGTACATATGTTGCTAGCAGGGATTTTGTTAAAAATGGGCGGTTATGCGTTGATTCGCATGAATGCTCAAATGCTTCCCAATGCCCACGCTTATTTTGCGCCAGCCTTAGTAATTTTGGGGGTAGTAAATATTATTTACGCAGCCCTAACTTCCTTTGCTCAACGAAACCTGAAGCGGAAAATCGCCTACTCTTCAATTTCCCATATGGGGTTCGTGTTGATTGGTATTGCTTCCTTCACCGATTTGGGTTTGAGCGGAGCAGTACTGCAAATGGTTTCTCACGGATTAATTGGAGCAAGTTTGTTCTTCTTAGTTGGTGCGACTTACGATAGAACCCACACCTTGATGCTCGATGAAATGGGTGGTGTCGGTCAAAAAATGGGTAAAATCTTTGCCATGTTTACCACTTGTTCTATGGCTTCTTTAGCATTGCCAGGAATGAGCGGTTTTGTCGCAGAGTTAATGATATTTGTTGGTTTTGCTACCAGCGATGCTTATAACAACACCTTCAAGATATTTGTGGTGTTCTTGATGGCAGTTGGTGTTATTTTGACACCGATTTATTTGCTATCAATGTTGCGGGAGATTTTCTACGGTGAAGAAAACAAGGAGTTAACTTCTACTCAGAAGCTCATTGATGCCGAACCCCGCGAAATATTCATTGTTGCTTGTTTGTTGATTCCGATTATTGGAATTGGTTTATATCCCAAGATTTTGACTCAGATTTACGACTCGACAACAATTCAATTGACGGAAAGATTGCGCGATTCGGTACCAAGTTTGGCTCAGGAGAAAGTTCCTGCGGTTTCTATGAGTGCGCCGGAGATTGGCAATTAG
- a CDS encoding serine/threonine-protein kinase yields MEIYCTRPQCPHPQNHFADLDNNATLRTANQKYCTACGMPLILAGRYLPIKLLGRGGFGAAFLSRDRYTPGMRQCVVKQFLPAGNLSPTQLKLAQDLFEREAVVLEEIGSQHEQIPDLFAFFPVIVPGLQTNEQNQFFYLVQEHIDGDNLEEELVSKGKFSVEEVLFLLHSILPVLQFVHDKGIIHRDIKPSNIMRHRNGKLFLLDFGAVKQVANSPSGAGNSSTGIYSLGFAPPEQMSGAEVFPSTDLYALAVTVILLLTGQKNVTELFDAYSNKLQWQDKVQVSPHFAEILEKMLRSAPSQRFQSAEEVWAALDESAQPLPETSLNYHQPQAISQPQPPPLPKPSTKKYSSQVAEFSTLELLAGSAFSGFEGTLISIAFLSLLQSPPITFVTCAVIIGILVFAQTRRWIEKWDLVIIPAISLLIMIFIPLLQGGLGIQGIVILSLAASLVAVALTSLFRLIYKILSSMI; encoded by the coding sequence ATGGAAATTTACTGTACTCGTCCCCAGTGTCCCCATCCACAAAACCATTTTGCCGATCTAGACAACAACGCAACTCTGAGAACGGCTAACCAAAAATACTGCACCGCTTGTGGGATGCCTTTAATTTTAGCCGGACGTTATTTACCAATAAAGCTGCTTGGAAGAGGGGGTTTCGGAGCAGCTTTTTTATCGCGCGATCGCTATACTCCAGGTATGCGGCAATGCGTTGTAAAACAGTTTCTGCCAGCCGGAAATTTGAGTCCAACTCAATTAAAACTTGCTCAGGACTTATTTGAAAGAGAAGCAGTAGTTTTAGAGGAGATTGGCTCGCAACACGAACAAATCCCCGACTTGTTCGCTTTTTTTCCTGTAATAGTTCCTGGCTTGCAAACAAACGAGCAAAACCAATTTTTCTATTTGGTACAAGAACATATTGATGGAGACAACTTAGAAGAAGAATTAGTTAGTAAAGGGAAATTTTCTGTAGAAGAAGTATTATTTCTGCTGCATTCAATTCTGCCAGTACTGCAATTCGTTCACGATAAAGGAATTATCCACCGGGACATTAAACCTTCCAACATAATGCGTCATCGTAACGGTAAGCTTTTCTTACTAGATTTTGGCGCGGTTAAACAAGTAGCAAACAGCCCCTCTGGGGCTGGTAATTCTTCTACCGGAATATATTCTTTGGGATTTGCGCCACCAGAACAAATGTCTGGAGCAGAAGTATTTCCTTCCACTGATTTATACGCTTTGGCTGTAACTGTCATTTTGCTATTAACCGGACAAAAGAATGTAACTGAGCTATTTGATGCTTATAGCAATAAGTTGCAGTGGCAAGATAAGGTACAGGTTAGTCCTCATTTTGCCGAAATTCTAGAAAAGATGCTTCGCAGTGCGCCAAGTCAACGCTTTCAATCGGCAGAAGAGGTATGGGCTGCTCTTGATGAGTCCGCGCAACCACTACCAGAGACTTCATTAAATTACCACCAGCCCCAAGCAATATCACAACCACAACCTCCACCACTTCCAAAACCTTCTACAAAAAAATATAGTTCCCAAGTCGCAGAATTCTCTACCTTAGAATTATTAGCCGGTTCTGCCTTTAGTGGATTTGAAGGTACATTAATTTCTATAGCTTTTTTAAGCTTACTTCAATCACCTCCTATCACTTTTGTCACTTGTGCTGTAATTATAGGAATATTGGTTTTTGCTCAAACCAGGCGATGGATTGAAAAGTGGGATTTAGTAATTATTCCCGCCATCAGTTTGTTAATTATGATTTTTATTCCATTGTTACAAGGTGGGCTTGGCATTCAAGGAATAGTTATTTTATCTTTAGCTGCAAGTTTAGTTGCCGTTGCTCTAACATCACTCTTTCGTCTTATATATAAAATACTCTCTTCAATGATTTAA
- the psb27 gene encoding photosystem II protein Psb27, whose protein sequence is MKRYWSRLLALVLVVVIGLTGCSGAPDKLTGDYRQDTLNIVNVLREALASPDDAADKAAVQAEARKKINEFAARYQRNTSVSGLSSFTTMRTALNSLAGHYSSYPNRPVPEKLKNRLEKEFKQVEAALKRGS, encoded by the coding sequence ATGAAGCGCTATTGGTCACGTTTACTTGCCTTAGTTTTGGTTGTAGTTATAGGTTTGACTGGATGTTCCGGCGCTCCAGATAAACTAACTGGCGATTATCGGCAAGATACTTTAAACATTGTCAACGTATTGAGAGAAGCTTTAGCCTCACCCGATGATGCCGCTGATAAAGCAGCAGTTCAAGCAGAAGCACGCAAAAAAATTAATGAGTTTGCAGCTCGCTATCAGCGTAATACATCTGTATCCGGTCTAAGTTCCTTTACAACTATGCGAACTGCTCTTAACTCCTTAGCAGGACATTACAGTTCTTATCCAAATCGTCCGGTACCTGAAAAACTAAAAAATCGTTTGGAAAAAGAGTTTAAGCAAGTAGAAGCTGCGCTCAAACGTGGCTCGTAA
- a CDS encoding NAD(P)H-quinone oxidoreductase subunit 5: MEVIYQYAWLIPVLPLLGAMLVGLGLISFNQVTNRLRQLNAVLIISLMAAAMGLSFSLLWSQIQGHATYTRTLEWAAAGSFHLTMGYTVDHLTAVMLAIVTSVAVLVMIYTDGYMSHDPGYVRFYAYLSLFGSSMLGLVVSPNLVQIYIFWELVGMCSYLLVGFWYDRKSAADAAQKAFVTNRVGDFGLLLGILGLFWATGSFEFEVMGDRLAELVQTGSLSNLLAILFAILVFLGPVAKSAQFPLHVWLPDAMEGPTPISALIHAATMVAAGVFLIARMYPVFEHVPAAMNVIAYVGAFTAFMGATIAITQNDIKKGLAYSTISQLGYMVLAMGVGAYTAGFFHLMTHAYFKAMLFLGSGSVIHGMEGVVGHDPVVAQDMRAMGGLRKYMPVTAITFLIGCLAISGIPPFAGFWSKDEILGSAFAVNPFLWFVGWLTAGITAFYMFRMYFMTFEGKFRGKDESVLQQLTQPAVATNFGPGAMKQGELESDDHSHDSHGHSDTPHESPWTMTLPLMVLAIPSMLIGLVGTPYANYFEEFIYPPSETLAEVMEKTAEFDATEFYTMAGLSVAIAVAGIILAVLMYRAKKIDPAAIAAKIPSLYKLSLNKWYFDDIYHRVFVLGLRRLARQVLEVDFRVVDGAVNLTGIFTLFSGESLKYIETGRAQLYALIIFGAVLGLVIVFGVT; encoded by the coding sequence ATGGAAGTGATCTATCAATATGCTTGGCTGATTCCAGTTTTACCGCTTTTAGGAGCGATGCTGGTAGGCTTAGGCTTAATTTCGTTCAATCAGGTGACTAACCGCCTACGACAACTAAATGCCGTATTAATTATTTCTTTAATGGCAGCAGCTATGGGGCTGTCGTTTAGTTTGTTGTGGAGTCAAATCCAAGGACACGCTACTTATACGCGCACTTTGGAATGGGCAGCAGCAGGTAGCTTTCATTTGACTATGGGCTATACTGTTGACCACCTCACAGCAGTGATGTTGGCGATTGTGACCAGTGTAGCCGTGTTGGTGATGATATACACCGATGGCTACATGTCTCACGACCCAGGCTACGTAAGGTTTTATGCCTATTTAAGTTTGTTTGGCTCCTCAATGTTGGGTTTGGTAGTTAGTCCTAACCTGGTACAAATTTATATATTCTGGGAACTGGTCGGGATGTGTTCCTACTTGCTGGTTGGCTTCTGGTACGACCGCAAGTCAGCAGCAGATGCCGCTCAAAAAGCTTTTGTGACCAACCGAGTCGGTGACTTTGGTTTGTTGTTGGGCATATTAGGACTTTTCTGGGCGACGGGAAGCTTCGAGTTCGAGGTTATGGGCGATCGCCTCGCGGAACTAGTGCAAACTGGTTCTCTTAGTAACCTCTTAGCAATTTTGTTCGCGATTTTAGTCTTCTTAGGCCCGGTAGCAAAGTCGGCTCAGTTTCCCCTGCATGTTTGGCTTCCGGATGCAATGGAAGGTCCTACCCCGATTTCTGCCTTGATTCACGCGGCGACAATGGTGGCTGCGGGGGTTTTCCTAATTGCTCGGATGTACCCGGTATTTGAACATGTTCCGGCGGCAATGAACGTCATTGCTTATGTTGGCGCATTTACCGCGTTTATGGGAGCAACAATTGCCATAACCCAAAACGACATCAAGAAAGGTTTGGCTTACTCAACCATTTCCCAACTTGGCTATATGGTTTTGGCAATGGGAGTAGGTGCTTATACTGCCGGTTTTTTCCACTTGATGACCCATGCTTACTTTAAAGCCATGCTGTTCCTTGGTTCCGGTTCGGTAATTCACGGAATGGAGGGAGTTGTAGGTCACGATCCAGTTGTGGCTCAGGATATGCGAGCAATGGGCGGGCTGCGGAAATATATGCCAGTTACCGCAATTACCTTTTTGATTGGTTGCTTGGCAATTTCTGGTATTCCACCTTTTGCTGGTTTTTGGTCAAAAGATGAAATTCTTGGTTCTGCCTTTGCCGTTAATCCATTTTTGTGGTTCGTAGGTTGGTTAACTGCCGGAATTACTGCTTTCTACATGTTTAGAATGTATTTCATGACATTTGAAGGTAAATTCCGGGGTAAAGATGAAAGTGTTTTGCAACAGTTAACCCAACCAGCAGTTGCTACCAATTTTGGTCCTGGAGCAATGAAGCAGGGAGAATTAGAAAGTGACGACCATTCACACGATAGTCACGGACACAGCGATACACCCCATGAATCTCCGTGGACGATGACCTTACCGTTGATGGTTTTGGCAATTCCCTCAATGCTAATTGGTTTGGTAGGAACTCCTTATGCAAACTATTTTGAGGAGTTTATCTATCCACCCAGCGAAACCTTAGCTGAAGTGATGGAAAAAACTGCGGAATTCGATGCCACTGAGTTTTACACTATGGCAGGACTTTCCGTTGCGATAGCCGTTGCAGGAATTATCTTGGCTGTGTTGATGTATCGAGCCAAGAAAATCGACCCAGCAGCGATTGCAGCCAAAATTCCATCGCTTTACAAGCTATCCCTCAACAAGTGGTACTTCGATGATATTTACCATCGGGTATTTGTTCTTGGCTTGCGTCGTTTAGCCAGACAAGTATTGGAAGTTGACTTCCGAGTTGTTGATGGTGCTGTTAACCTCACCGGAATTTTCACTCTTTTCAGCGGTGAAAGTCTCAAGTACATAGAAACCGGACGCGCACAACTCTATGCTTTGATTATCTTCGGAGCTGTTTTGGGCTTGGTAATTGTCTTTGGTGTTACCTGA
- a CDS encoding LysR family transcriptional regulator, which yields MSDLPFTLDQLRILKAIAAEGSFKRAADSLYVSQPAVSLQVQNLERQLDVPLFDRGGRRAQLTEAGHLLLSYGEKILSLCQETCRAIEDLQNLQGGTLIVGASQTTGTYLLPRMIGMFRQKYPDVAVQLHVHSTRRTAWSVVNGQVDLAIIGGEIPAELTDSIEKIPYAEDELALILPASHPFSKLETIQKEDLYKLQFIALDSQSTIRKVIDQVLTRHDIDTRRLRVEMELNSIEAIKNAVQSSLGAAFVSTSAIAKELQMGMLHFTPIDSVVVKRTLWLIFNPNRYRSKAAEAFSREILPQFAAPGWHIDMLKSSHTAIPVNGLEVQASNFKET from the coding sequence ATGTCTGACCTTCCTTTCACTTTAGATCAGTTACGAATACTCAAAGCAATTGCCGCAGAAGGGAGTTTTAAGCGTGCTGCTGACAGCCTTTATGTCTCCCAACCAGCAGTTAGCTTGCAAGTGCAAAACTTAGAAAGACAACTAGATGTGCCCTTATTTGACCGTGGAGGTCGTCGGGCACAATTAACTGAAGCTGGGCACTTGCTTTTGAGTTATGGAGAAAAAATTCTCAGTCTCTGTCAAGAAACTTGTCGTGCTATTGAAGATTTACAAAATCTTCAAGGAGGCACTTTAATCGTTGGTGCTTCTCAAACAACTGGGACTTATCTTTTGCCCCGAATGATTGGTATGTTCCGACAGAAATATCCAGATGTGGCGGTGCAGTTACACGTTCATTCTACTCGTCGCACAGCCTGGAGCGTAGTTAACGGACAAGTCGATTTGGCAATTATTGGTGGCGAGATTCCCGCAGAATTAACGGATTCAATCGAAAAGATTCCTTATGCTGAAGATGAATTGGCATTAATTCTACCTGCGTCTCATCCATTCTCTAAACTTGAAACCATTCAAAAAGAAGATTTGTACAAATTGCAGTTTATTGCTTTAGATTCGCAATCGACTATCCGTAAAGTCATCGATCAAGTGCTAACGCGCCATGATATCGATACGCGACGTTTAAGAGTTGAAATGGAACTTAATTCCATTGAAGCAATTAAAAATGCCGTGCAATCTTCTTTGGGAGCCGCTTTTGTTTCAACTAGCGCTATTGCCAAAGAGCTACAAATGGGAATGCTTCATTTCACTCCAATCGATAGTGTAGTTGTCAAGCGGACGCTGTGGTTGATTTTTAATCCCAATCGCTACAGATCGAAAGCCGCAGAAGCCTTCAGTCGAGAAATACTACCTCAGTTTGCCGCACCTGGATGGCATATAGACATGTTAAAATCATCACATACTGCTATACCAGTAAATGGGCTAGAAGTACAGGCATCCAACTTCAAAGAAACCTAA